The Arenibacter algicola region TATCCTGGTACTATTCGGTCTACTAAAGTATTGTGGAATGTGGAATGCGTATTAAGCCAAGTTTTAAAGTCTTCTCCCAGTTTCCAGTCATCGGCATATTTCAATATTATTTCCTTGAGATTGTCCGAATTATGATTGATCAACTCACAAGGAATTATAGTTAAACCTTTATTGGCATCCCCTTTAAAATGTTTAAAGCGCTCGTGTAACAGCAGGGTGAGTTTGGCGGGGAATGAACTCGGTGGCTGCATATCCATTGTATCCGTATTTACATACGCTATACCCGCTTCCGTAGTATTGGAAATAATAAACTGAAGCTCCTCTTCTTTGGCTAGGCTCAGGTAGTCTTGAAAATTGCTGTAAGGGTCCACTCCTTTTACAATATTGGTGATAAGCTCTTTATGTTGAATCTCCTTGCCCTTCTGAATTCCTTTTAAAAATAGAGTATAAAGTCCATCTTGATCGTTCAGCATTTTTACCATTCCCCGGTCTATGGGTTGCACCACCGCTATGCCCGCATCAAAATTGGCTTCTTGATTTAATTTTTGGAAGGCGTAATCTACAAAGGCCCTTAAAAAGTTTCCTTCACCAAATTGTATGATTTTAATTGGCGGGGTCGATTCTAAATTGGTGTTTTTTCTGTTCAATGTTTTCATGGTCTTTCTTTTGATAATTTTTGTGGCCTTCTGTTTTTTTGTTGGTTTTCCGTGTATGTGATTCCCAAAGCCATAATGCTCAGTACAATCAACACTTTGTAATCGATTGCACAAAAGTAGTATAAATTATGATAATTCCAATTTTTTGAAATTGGATCTGAGTTGTTTATTTTTCAAGATGCATAAGCCTACAAGTAGGTTAGCGCATAATTTTATTGCCTATCCACTATTTAACCTATATACGGCACCAGCTTGTTGTAGCCTGCTAGTCAAGGTTACTGACCCTGATTTTAGCTGTTTAAGTAAAAACAGGGGTTGAAATTTCTGATTTTCATAGATCAATGACCTTCTTTTCCCTATTGCTTTTTAGTGCGGCTTCTATGACTCTAATGACATCCATGCCTTCCGTTCCTGTGACCGGGACTAACCCATTATTTCGCAAGGCTTGGTAAATACCTTCATAGTATTCCATATAATCCCCATTTAGGGTAGGGACCTGTTCCCTTATGATCTTACCATCTTTTTCGGTATGCAATAGTCCTTTCTCTTTATCCGGTTCTGCGCCCCAATCCTTGGATCCCGGTATATTTCCGGCCTGAAGTTCAGCTTCCTGAATATCGGCTTTGGATTTAATGAAGGTGCCCTTGGTTCCGTTCATAATATTTCCTGGCAAAGCCTCTCGGACATAATAGCTTGATTTTAAAATGACCCTATGGGTGCTATAGAATAATTTTATATCAAAGTAGTCCCCTACTTTGGAATTGGGGCGATAGGTATCCAGATCGGCAAAGACTGCATTTGGCATACCGAACAGCACCAATGCCTGATCTATCAAATGTGAACCCAAGTCATATATACTTCCAACGGCGGCTGTGGGTATTTCCTTATGAAGCTTGTAACTCAGCCCTGGGTCATAACGATCATAATGAATCTCTGCTTCAACAATGTTTCCAAGCCATCCCTCATCCAAAATCTTTTTGACCGTTTTAAAATCACTGTCATATCTTCTGTTATGGTAAACGGAAAGTGCTACATTTTTTTCCTTCGCTAACTGGATCAGTTCTTCCGCCTGTTCAACAGTTGCAGTGAACGGCTTTTCTACAACTACATTTTTTCCGGAATTGATGGCCTGTTTGGCAAAATCATAATGTGTAACACTTGGGGTATTTACAACTACCAGTTCAATATTTTGGTCTGCCAACATTTCTTCCAAAGTGCGGAAGGTTTTTATGTTTGGATATTTTGCCTGGGCGTTGTTTTTGGTCCTTTCCCAAACTCCGTATAAATTGAAGGCCGGATGTACCTCAATGAAGGGAGCGTGAAAAACGTATCCGCTCATTCCGAAAGAGCATAAAGCTGTGTTTATAGGTTTCATTGGTTTAAAGGTTTTAATTATAATATATAAGTTTTCAATAATAATGCTCTATTCCCAAGCAATTTCAAATGCACCCGGTCATCTCAATTTAATCGATAAATAGGTTGGGCAATGCCAATGAGAACCATGGAAACAAGGTAACCAAAATCAACACCAAAAAACTGACCAACAAAAATGGTAGTCCGGCCTTGCTTACCGCTCCAATGGAAATCTTCCCAATACTGGAAGCCACAAAAAGGCAAACCCCTACGGGTGGAGTAGTTAATCCTATAATTAAGTTCAGCACGGCTATCACGGCAAAATGTATGGGGTCAACGTCCACGGCCATAGCCACTTTTAATAAAATTGGGAAAAGTATCAGTAATGCGGCAATGGTTTCCATAAAGGTACCTACTACGATCAAAAGCAAATTGATCAGTAGTAAAACCACATATTTGTTGTCCGAAAACCCCAGAATTTCAGCGGAAATCTCCTGGGGAATTTGCTCTGTAATCAAGATATATCCAAATAGATTGGCAAAACCTACCAAGACCATCAAGGAGGCCGAAGTCTTCATGCTGTCCAGGATAATGACCTGTGTGTTTTTCAAATTCAATTTTTTGTAAACGAACTTTCCAATAATCATAGCATAGACTACAGCGATAATAGAGGCCTCTGTTGGAGTGAATATTCCGCCCACAATTCCATAAAGGATTATAAAGGTCATCAATAGCGACCAAAAGGTATCTACAAAACTGCGTGCCACATCCCTTAAGCTGCTGCGCTTGTGTTTTGGATATTTTTTTCGTTTGGAAATAAAATAGGCGGTGAACATAAGACCAACGCCCAATAACAAACCAGGGAGTGCGCCTGCCAAAAACAATTTCCCTACAGACAGGCCGCTCAAGGTTGCGGCTATGATCATGGGCACACTGGGTGGAATTATGGGGCCTATGGTGGAGGAAGCTGCTGTAACGGCACATGAAAAGTCCGTATCGTAACCTTCCTTTTTCATGGCAGGGATCATAATGGAGCCCATACTTGCCGTATCTGAAATGGCCGTACCCGAAATTCCTGCAAAAAGCATGGAAGCACCAATATTGACCAGGGAAAGTCCACCGCGAATATGACCTAAAAGATGGTTACAGAACTTAATTATTTTTTCGGTAAGCCCACCTTGGTTCATCAGATTTCCTGCAAGTATAAACCCAGGAACACTGAGCAATACAAAGACATCTATGCCCGAGTACATTTTCATGGGTACAATGATCAAAGGAACCCCTTTGATAACCAAATAGCTTAAACAGGCAAGTCCTAAGGCGAAGGCAATAGGAAAGCGAAGTATCAGACCAAGAATAAAAACGATAACCAATATCCAAATCATGGTCTAGAATTTTTCATAATTTTCATAATTTTTATTAGGAGGTAATAAGTAATTGATGCAGACATTATAAAGATGCTAAAGAAGGCGATGCCCATATTGAAGCCCATACTGGGAGATTTTTCCGGTATTCCCAAAATCACGAATTTAATGGCGTATATGGCCATGACTACGAAAAGAACCAGGGTAATTGCCGGTACTGCCAGATTCAATATATTTTTGATCCTTTCTGGGAATTGATTGTAAAACATGTCCAAATGCACATAAAATTCATTCTTCATAGCCAGACCTGCGGCGAAAGACATGGCATAAATAAAGAAGAGACGTGAGGCCTCCTCTGTCCAAGGAGGAGTATTGATAGGAGTAAAACGACAAATTATTTGAAGCAGAACAGTGAACAGCAGTCCATATGTACTTAATAAAGTCCCTATTTTGAGCAGGCGCCCAATAGTTTTATTTGGCATTGTCTTTTTCTTTTTTGAGTTCTCGATAAATTTTTTGCATTTCGGGCGATAGGCTTTCATAAATAGCCTTTTCGCTTTTTTTTGCAAAGGCTTCTTTGTCCACCTCTATAAATTCCATGCCTTCTGCCTTCAATTTTTCCTGGACATTTTTTTCATTTTCAAGATAGAGCTGGTGTTCATAGGCTTGCATTTCTTTACCTGCCTGTAAGAATATTTCCTGTAGGTCCAGGGGCAGTTTTTGAAATTGTTTTTCACCCACTACGGGGTACACCCAACTAATAACATGACCCGTAAGGTTGAGGTATTTCTGAACTTCCGAAAAACCGGCATTATCGATCATGGCGAAAGGATTTTCCTGGGCCTCTATGGTGCCCTGTTGCAGTGAGGTAAAAACTTCTGAAAAGGCCATGGGAGTTGGTTTGGCACCCAAGGCGCTCCAGGTAGTTACAAATGCGGGAACGTTGGGCACCCTGACAATTAAGCCTTTAAGATCATCTGGATGGCGTATTGGCCTATTTGAAGTTAAATGTCGTGGTCCCCTTTCAAAATGGCCAAGGGCACGCAATCCGGCCTTATTAATCATTTCTTCCTCCATTAATCTGCCTACCGGACCATTTATGTAGCGGTTCATATCGGTAGAGTCCTGCATTAAAAAAGGCAACTCGCAAAAAGTAGCCACTTCGAACCAATTGGTCAAAGTGGATCCGGTGGTGGTCAAATCGATAACTTCGGCCTGGATCAGGCGAATGGCCTCGATCTCTTTGGCCAATTGCTCCGAGGGGTACAGCTCTACCTTGATGCGTCCTTGGGAACGCTCCTCCACGATTTCCGCAAAATAGGCAAAGGCCTTGTACCAGGCATGATCTTCATTGACCAATAGAGCGGTCCGCATCAAAAACTTGGGTTCTTTTTTTTGGGTTTCACATTGGGTGAATAGGAATATGGAGCATATGGGGATTATTAATGTAGCAAGGAAACGGGCCATCCGAAGTGGATTTATCATGTTGTTGGGCTAAAAGTCATATTTTTCATAAATATAACTATTTAGTTTAAACAATAATAGAAAGAATAATGGTGAGGTAGGGGAGACGGATAATGGAATACACATTATTTTATATGACAAAGAATTTGCTTCCTAGTTTTGTAATAGCACAATAAGATATTGGAGATTTTAGTGTGAAAAACCCTATTGTATCCTCATGGTTGCCAAGTTGTAATTGCAAAGATATGAAGGGCCATTTAGTTGGTAATTGCTGTGCCAATAATCTACAATGATAAAATTCTTATATTCGGGGTATAGTTATGCGCAATACCTTAGTCTTAGTTTATACATGGAACAATTATCATAATCCTAAATCCCTAAAATGAATTTAAAAATCATTTTTCAGCTTTCATTGGCAGTGACATTTCTTTTTTCATGTAAAGGTGATAAATTG contains the following coding sequences:
- a CDS encoding Gfo/Idh/MocA family oxidoreductase — encoded protein: MKPINTALCSFGMSGYVFHAPFIEVHPAFNLYGVWERTKNNAQAKYPNIKTFRTLEEMLADQNIELVVVNTPSVTHYDFAKQAINSGKNVVVEKPFTATVEQAEELIQLAKEKNVALSVYHNRRYDSDFKTVKKILDEGWLGNIVEAEIHYDRYDPGLSYKLHKEIPTAAVGSIYDLGSHLIDQALVLFGMPNAVFADLDTYRPNSKVGDYFDIKLFYSTHRVILKSSYYVREALPGNIMNGTKGTFIKSKADIQEAELQAGNIPGSKDWGAEPDKEKGLLHTEKDGKIIREQVPTLNGDYMEYYEGIYQALRNNGLVPVTGTEGMDVIRVIEAALKSNREKKVIDL
- a CDS encoding TRAP transporter large permease, which gives rise to MIWILVIVFILGLILRFPIAFALGLACLSYLVIKGVPLIIVPMKMYSGIDVFVLLSVPGFILAGNLMNQGGLTEKIIKFCNHLLGHIRGGLSLVNIGASMLFAGISGTAISDTASMGSIMIPAMKKEGYDTDFSCAVTAASSTIGPIIPPSVPMIIAATLSGLSVGKLFLAGALPGLLLGVGLMFTAYFISKRKKYPKHKRSSLRDVARSFVDTFWSLLMTFIILYGIVGGIFTPTEASIIAVVYAMIIGKFVYKKLNLKNTQVIILDSMKTSASLMVLVGFANLFGYILITEQIPQEISAEILGFSDNKYVVLLLINLLLIVVGTFMETIAALLILFPILLKVAMAVDVDPIHFAVIAVLNLIIGLTTPPVGVCLFVASSIGKISIGAVSKAGLPFLLVSFLVLILVTLFPWFSLALPNLFID
- a CDS encoding TRAP transporter small permease, whose translation is MPNKTIGRLLKIGTLLSTYGLLFTVLLQIICRFTPINTPPWTEEASRLFFIYAMSFAAGLAMKNEFYVHLDMFYNQFPERIKNILNLAVPAITLVLFVVMAIYAIKFVILGIPEKSPSMGFNMGIAFFSIFIMSASITYYLLIKIMKIMKNSRP
- a CDS encoding TRAP transporter substrate-binding protein, yielding MARFLATLIIPICSIFLFTQCETQKKEPKFLMRTALLVNEDHAWYKAFAYFAEIVEERSQGRIKVELYPSEQLAKEIEAIRLIQAEVIDLTTTGSTLTNWFEVATFCELPFLMQDSTDMNRYINGPVGRLMEEEMINKAGLRALGHFERGPRHLTSNRPIRHPDDLKGLIVRVPNVPAFVTTWSALGAKPTPMAFSEVFTSLQQGTIEAQENPFAMIDNAGFSEVQKYLNLTGHVISWVYPVVGEKQFQKLPLDLQEIFLQAGKEMQAYEHQLYLENEKNVQEKLKAEGMEFIEVDKEAFAKKSEKAIYESLSPEMQKIYRELKKEKDNAK